A part of Ancylomarina subtilis genomic DNA contains:
- a CDS encoding 3-oxoacyl-ACP synthase III family protein gives MSIKIYSIIKATGKYIPSTIVKNEDFLSNDFYDTYDKKSEKSNQEITRKFEEITTIAERRHVAKDLVASDIAFFAAEDAIQSSKIDKEELDYIIVAHNFGDVKHDNRKSDLVPSLAARVKHKLKIKNPNCIAYDLPFGCPGWLQATIQADYYIKSGDAKQILVIGADVLSRISDPHDRDSMLYADGAGAVILEGKESDTPIGILAHSTRSDTYQFSEMLYMDTSFNPDSEHKDALFLKMNGRKLYQYALTTVPQAIQTCLEKSKTPLSEIKKVLIHQANGKMDDAILKRLYALYDIHELPKDIMPMTISWLGNSSVATVPTLLDLILKDELKPHTIKAGDSIVFASVGAGMNINAMVYKM, from the coding sequence ATGAGCATTAAAATCTATAGTATTATCAAAGCAACAGGAAAGTACATTCCATCGACAATTGTAAAAAATGAAGATTTCCTTAGCAATGACTTTTATGACACCTATGACAAGAAGAGTGAGAAATCAAATCAGGAAATAACCCGGAAATTTGAAGAAATCACAACAATCGCAGAGAGACGACATGTTGCGAAAGACCTGGTTGCATCTGACATTGCTTTTTTTGCTGCTGAAGATGCCATTCAAAGTTCAAAAATTGATAAAGAAGAATTGGATTATATTATCGTTGCTCACAATTTTGGTGACGTGAAACACGATAACAGAAAGTCTGATCTTGTTCCCAGTTTGGCCGCACGTGTCAAGCATAAACTAAAGATTAAAAACCCCAACTGCATTGCTTACGATTTACCTTTTGGATGTCCGGGCTGGTTACAGGCAACCATTCAGGCAGATTATTACATCAAATCAGGCGATGCAAAACAAATACTGGTCATAGGGGCTGATGTCTTGTCCCGAATTTCTGATCCCCATGATAGAGACAGCATGCTTTATGCCGATGGTGCAGGCGCTGTTATTTTGGAAGGAAAGGAAAGTGATACCCCAATCGGCATACTGGCACACAGCACCCGATCGGATACCTATCAGTTTTCAGAAATGTTATATATGGATACCTCATTCAATCCCGATAGCGAGCATAAAGATGCCTTATTTTTGAAGATGAATGGTCGTAAATTATACCAATACGCTCTAACAACTGTTCCTCAAGCCATACAAACCTGTCTTGAAAAAAGCAAAACGCCGCTAAGTGAGATCAAAAAGGTCTTGATTCATCAAGCCAATGGGAAAATGGATGATGCCATATTAAAACGCTTATACGCCCTTTATGATATACATGAATTACCCAAAGATATCATGCCCATGACCATTTCGTGGTTAGGGAACTCTTCGGTTGCAACGGTGCCAACCCTGCTGGATCTGATCCTAAAAGATGAGCTAAAACCTCACACAATTAAAGCCGGCGACAGCATTGTTTTTGCATCAGTAGGTGCAGGAATGAATATCAATGCCATGGTTTATAAAATGTAA
- a CDS encoding nucleoid-associated protein, which produces MFNFDDINLDRIVVHNVGNKHHEETLKLSKQGIQLEDDDVRDILLKYFLSAFNKEEFYNFQHEAGLSMNEVYCFATEFFEDNDSFYDQSVNIAMHLYDKSNHPNIKGGEFYLVAFSGCIVDGEVCDALGIFKSENKDTFLKVYQNQENFELGCESGINIKKLDKGCLIFNTEKENGYKVCIVDKTNKNNEALYWKEDFLNLKLREDDFYHTQNYLEMCKGFIGEVYNDENEVAKADQIDLMNKSINFFKDKKEFNEDLFKREVIEQPEVMNAFDEYKNYYQSEHDNDINAEFNINKDAVKGEQRFFKQVLKLDKNFHVYIHGQRKFLEKGYDAARDMSFYKLFFREEN; this is translated from the coding sequence ATGTTTAATTTCGATGATATAAATCTGGACCGAATAGTGGTTCATAATGTAGGTAACAAGCATCATGAAGAAACTTTGAAACTTTCGAAGCAAGGGATACAGTTGGAAGATGATGATGTCAGAGATATTCTGTTGAAATATTTTTTGTCGGCTTTTAATAAGGAAGAGTTCTATAACTTTCAGCACGAAGCCGGATTGAGCATGAATGAGGTGTATTGCTTTGCTACCGAATTCTTTGAAGATAACGACAGTTTTTACGATCAATCGGTGAATATTGCCATGCACCTTTACGATAAATCGAATCATCCCAATATAAAGGGCGGTGAGTTTTATTTGGTTGCTTTCTCGGGTTGTATTGTCGATGGGGAGGTTTGCGATGCTTTAGGTATATTTAAATCAGAAAATAAGGATACTTTCCTAAAGGTTTATCAGAATCAGGAAAATTTCGAATTGGGCTGCGAGAGTGGTATCAATATCAAAAAACTGGATAAGGGATGTTTGATTTTCAATACCGAAAAAGAGAACGGCTACAAGGTTTGTATTGTTGATAAAACCAATAAAAATAACGAAGCCCTATATTGGAAAGAGGATTTCTTAAACTTGAAACTTCGTGAAGATGATTTCTATCACACTCAGAATTATCTTGAAATGTGTAAGGGATTTATAGGAGAAGTTTACAACGATGAAAATGAGGTTGCCAAGGCTGATCAGATTGATTTAATGAATAAATCGATAAACTTCTTTAAGGATAAAAAAGAGTTTAATGAGGATTTGTTTAAGCGTGAAGTGATTGAACAACCTGAGGTTATGAATGCCTTTGACGAATACAAGAACTATTACCAAAGCGAGCACGATAACGATATTAATGCTGAATTTAATATCAATAAGGATGCCGTAAAAGGCGAGCAGCGTTTCTTCAAACAAGTCTTGAAATTGGATAAAAACTTTCATGTTTACATTCACGGCCAGCGCAAGTTTCTTGAGAAAGGGTACGATGCTGCTCGCGATATGAGTTTCTACAAGCTGTTCTTTAGAGAAGAGAATTAG
- a CDS encoding toxin-antitoxin system YwqK family antitoxin, with translation MKLTLLVLSIFILSSCDFILEKFSKKDDAVEQSFSVDSSSTDSKNINGEVRYKYPNGKLKSIVNYKDNKKVGVSMTFYETGEKQYEIPYVDGKKDGEVKWFYKSGRLYRLTTYRNGVKQGPQKKYWEDGKLKSEMDFENNMMCTGLKEFSNTGKQKTEPQIQVKHVNLLRESSMYMLELSLDKKFRDVQFYIGSLINGKSLPVKVNSHMSELETKKGKAVFKFSIPKGGKINREIPIVAVVKTSYQNYYILKTKANVSVRNPN, from the coding sequence ATGAAATTAACATTACTCGTATTATCCATTTTTATTTTATCCTCTTGTGATTTTATCCTTGAGAAATTTTCTAAAAAAGATGACGCTGTTGAGCAATCTTTTTCGGTCGATTCCAGTTCGACGGATTCAAAAAACATCAATGGAGAAGTCAGATACAAATACCCCAATGGAAAACTGAAATCTATTGTCAATTATAAGGATAATAAGAAGGTGGGGGTTAGCATGACCTTTTATGAAACAGGCGAAAAACAATATGAAATTCCTTATGTGGATGGGAAAAAAGATGGGGAAGTTAAGTGGTTTTATAAAAGTGGACGTCTGTACCGCTTAACCACCTATCGGAATGGGGTAAAACAGGGACCTCAAAAAAAATATTGGGAAGATGGCAAGTTAAAATCTGAAATGGATTTTGAAAACAACATGATGTGTACAGGCTTGAAAGAATTCTCAAATACCGGTAAGCAAAAAACAGAGCCTCAAATACAAGTTAAGCATGTTAATCTCCTTAGAGAATCAAGCATGTATATGCTGGAGTTGAGTCTGGATAAAAAGTTCAGAGATGTGCAGTTTTATATTGGCAGCCTGATCAATGGTAAATCTCTTCCTGTAAAGGTGAATTCACACATGAGTGAATTGGAAACGAAAAAAGGAAAAGCCGTTTTTAAATTTAGTATTCCCAAGGGAGGGAAAATAAATCGTGAGATTCCTATCGTTGCTGTTGTCAAGACCTCATATCAAAATTATTACATTCTAAAAACCAAAGCGAATGTAAGTGTGAGAAATCCCAACTAG